GCAAAGATGTATTCATTCCAGCCAGTGATAAATGAAAATACAGATGTCACCGCAATTCCCGGGATGGTTAAAGGCAAAATAACCCGGGAAAAAACCTGAAACATATTGCAGCCCTCAACGATGGCTGATTCATCAAGAGTACTCGGAATAGCATTAAAAAATCCTTTTATCATCCATGTACAAAAAGGCACGGCAAAGGTGATATACGCAAGAGCAAGCCCAAACAAAGTATTCAAAAGATGTAATTTTCCCATTAAGAAATAAAAGGGAATAATCATAACCGACCCCGGCAGAACCTGAGAAATAAGGATGATATAGCCAATAGTCTGTTTGCCTTTAAAAGAATAACGGGACAAAGCATATCCACCGGGAAGAGCGATGATCATCGAAAAAATTGTAGTCAGTAAAGAAACCACAAAACTATTCCAAGCCCAGCGGAGAAAGCTAAAATTACTTTGGCCATTACTAAACAGAATATTCTTATATCCTGCAACAGAAGGCTCGTTCGGTATAATCCTCGGCGGATAAGCATAGACTTCTCCAGCCGGTTTAAAAGAAGTTGATACCATCCAAATAAATGGAAACAAAGTGAAAAGGAGAACTATTATGACACCTATATATATCAATGATCTTTTCATACTTATGCACTCTCCAAATCACGCATATAAAATACCGTAAAAAGCAATGAGAATAACAAGAGAACAAAACCTCCTGCCGCAGCAACCCCAAAATCAAAATATTTAAACGATGTTTTATACACATATATGGTTAAGATTTCGGTTGCCCGAGAAGGTCCCCCCTCCGCCAAAAGATACGCAATAGCGAAATCCTTCATTGTCCAGATAATCAATAAAAGAAATACAACCTTTGAAACTGGTTTTAACATGGGAACGGTGATATTTCTGAATTTCTGAAATCCGGAAGCGCCGTCTACCGTGGCCGCTTCATACAGTTCTTTGGGAATGCTTTGGAGTCCTGCTAATATCATGATGGCAACAAATGGAAATCCTTTCCAAATATTTACAACCATAGCCGCCGGCAGGGCCGTTCCTGGATCCTCAAGAAATCGAACATTTTCATGAAGTATATGAAAATTTGTTATGATATAATTGATAATTCCAAATTCCTGATCATACATGAGTATCCATACTAGACATGCAACGACTTCCGGTATTGCCCACGGAATTATTATTAATGCCCGTGCAAGTGCCCTTCCTTTAAATTTCAGATCTAAAAGAAAAGCAACAAGATAGCCTAATACAAATCGGAAAAATACCGTTACAGTAATATAAATAAATGTTTTTCCCAAAGATGATAGAAACGCTTTATCAGAAAAAAGATGGAAGAAATTCTTCAGTCCGACAAAAGTTGTATTCGGTCCTTTTTTAGGAAGATACCAATACTGTATGCTCATCAAAACTGTTTTCGAAATCGGATAAATTAAGAAAACGAGAATGACTATGATGAGAAGGAAAAGAAATCCCGTTGGGAATTTATTAAAGATGCGGGAATCACTCATGAACGCTCCTTCTAAACCTGGTGCTGTAAGGGCTACAGGATGCTTTTAGCATCCTGTAGCCGATAATATTTAGCGCTCCATTACCACCTGCATCTCTTTCTTGGCATCTTCCAAAATAGCCGCCGCATCTGCATCTGCTGATGAAAAAATACGCTGAGTTGCTTCTATCATGATTTGCTGCAATTCCCCGATCTGAGGAATGGATGGATCACTGATCAGAGGATCATAGTAATTGGCGATAAAATCATAAAACTGATAAGCAAGCTTATGTGTAGCTTTATAATTCGACTCGGTTACATATGATTTGCTGTTGGGAATCATACCGCATTCGGCAATGATCTCCTGAGCCTCTTTCGATGCCATCCATTTAAGAAAATCCCAAGCTTCTTCCTGGTGTTTGCAATTTTTGCTGATGACCGTGATAAGGGGATATTGAGAAGGATTGGGCCTATATGTCTTACCTTCATATTCCACAGCAGGCTGTGGAATGAGACCTACATCCTCAAGAAGAGCAGGATCACGTGATTCGGTCATGCCAATAAACCAAGGTCCATCAAGATTAAATGCGATCTTCCCATTCCAGAATAATTCACGCACATCTTTTTTATCTTTAAGAACCCTGGCCGATTTATCCTGAAGGATCATATTTTGCCACCATTCTGCCGCCCAGATATTGGCCGGATCAGCTACATTTATGCGATCCGGCGTGAAAGGTCCTTTTTCCCCGGGAAAATAGAGGCCTCCTGAAATAACCCTGGCTATAAATCGTGCCCATTCGGAAACGACAAAGCTATGCGAAGAAACCAAAACTCCAAATCCTGATACATTGTCGTTTGTAAGTTTCAAGCTTGCGTTCCTAAAATCCTCCATACTTTTAATCGATGAAGGATCCACACCTGCCCTTTCTAATATTGATTTTCGATAAAACAGCCCAGTTGTTCCCCAAGCATAATTGGAAAACGCAACATAATCACCGTCATATTTACACTCGTCCTGTCCGACCAAATCTTTCTCATAGGATGTCCCTACGATTTTATCGTTCAGATTTAGAAATGTTCCCTCCGGTCGAAGTGCATGGTATTGTGCAATATTCGAAGTATACATCTGAATAATGTCAGCCTCATTATTACTCAGTATCTCCGTAGTCATATTGTCCCAAAAACTGCTCCACCCCGCTCCATAAACCTCTATCTCAACATTCGGGTTTTGTGCATTGTAGGTGCTAATCAATTTGTCGATTACAGCCTTATGCGGAGCTTCAACATAAATTGAAGTAGCGAAGGATAGCTTTATCTTCCCTCCATCATCATCCTGATTACCGCTTGCAAACAGCATAGTTGATACCGACAACAAAACGATAATCAATGTTCCTACAAGTGTTTTTTTCATTGCGACCTCCTTTTTAGCGATTTTGTATAGCATAGTACGATCAGTCATCATCATTAACAATAAACAAAAGTACTAAAAAGACAGGACATTAATACTAATTTCATTTTCAAGGATATGGATGAGGATCTCTTTCTTTTGTAAGAAAATAGCTCTGTGGTATAATACTGAAAGATGAAACATGCTAATAATTATGTTGATGCCAAAATCTCCCTAACCAGTATTACTCTTATCATTCATATCGTTTGCATTTTTCAATACCATCAAACATCGAAATTCTCAGGAATGCCGTTATTTTATATACAGAGCGTACTTGTTCTTCTTTTTATTGATGCCGTCATAGCAATAATCAACATCATAAAGCTTTTAACCATACCCAATCTTGCTCTGTTTTATCTCCGGGGTTTTATCATTCTCATCATCTCTTATACCATACAAGATGATTTTCTACTGGAAATTCTTCTATACATAGACTATTCCATTCCTACCCGTTACCGAAACAACTGGAAATACAGCATCATTTATTTATCCGTGTATTTATGCCTTTTAGCCTTACTTCAGTTCCCCAATCCCCTATTTGGTACAGCTTTTCTTTCATGGGATTTTAAGGTTCCATTGTTTTGGGACTACTCAATGTTCTTGCTTCTGACTATTCTCTTCACAACATGCCTGTTTCTCATGATATATTATCGTGAACAGTTGATTCGGCTCCACAGAGAACTATCTTTGGAAAAGTCAATTAAATCAAAACTACTGCGGCTGAATCAGCGATTTCAAGATTATGCCTATACCGCTGAAAATAACGCAAAACGAAAAGAACGCAGAGCAATCACCCAGAAAATTCACGACTCCACGGGCTATAGCTTTACTAATATTATCTCGTTGATGGACGTTGCGATAAGTCTCGGAGATGAAGATTTTGATCGTCTTACCGAGATCCATATGACAGCAAAAAAAGAAGCAAAAAATGGATTGAAGCAGACTCGAAAAATACTTACATATACCCGAAATCAGGAACAGCCCAATAACGCCGAGGATGAAGCCAGCATTCTTCATTTAATACAAACTTTTAGAAAGGTCACAGATATCGAAACACACTTGGAGATAATAAATTCCAAGCAATCCTATGGAAAGGTGACAGATGCTATCCTTTTTTCTATCGTTCGTGAAGCCTTGACCAATATTTTGCAGCATAGTAATGCAGATAAGGTCTTCATCTACTTCGGTGAAGTAAGAGAGGATATTTTACTCTACATCAGAGATAATGGCAGAAATTATGGAGAAACAAGCTTTGGTATCGGACTGACTGGAGTCCAAGAACGAGTAGCGAACGTAGGGGGACGGGTAACATTTCAATACTCTATTGACGGGTTCAGCATCAAGGCGGAGATTCCCATACATAAAGGGGGGAAAAAATATGATCAGGGTACTTATAGCTGACGATCAGGAACTTTTTGCGGAAAGTCTAAAAACTCTTTTAACAACATATACTGATGATATTGAAATCGTTGGAATCGCAGAAAATGGTCAAAAAGCTATTTCTTGGGTGGAGAACACTACCATTGACATCATCCTCATGGATGTGAAAATGCCGGAACTTGACGGGGTTGAAGCCACAAAAATCATTCTGCAATCACATAAGTCAATCAAAGTCGTTATGCTTTCTACCTTCAAAGAAATAGATTTTGTCAAAAAGGCATTACGCTATGGAGCTCTTGGGTATCTGCTGAAAGATATCTCGCCTACCGAATTAATTGCATCAATACGAGCCGCTTATAACGGAGCAACACAAATTTCCCCTGCAATAGCGGCCAATATAGTAGAATCAAAATATACCGACAAAGACAATAATGGAACATCCATAGAATGGTACAAAGATCTTACCAGACGGGAAAAGGAAATATTTAAACTGATCTCCCGGGGATATGATAATACCGAAATCGCCGATGAACTTTGTATCGCGTACCAGACAGTACGAAATTATGTAAGTTCAATTATATCAAAGCTCAGTATTAAGAACCGCTATGAGATAATTAAACTGGCTAACAGGATGTTGAAGTAGTATCACTCATCCGACAGCGCCCTAACCTCCGGAAGGGTAGCGGTAAAGTCCCGATCGAGCATCTCCATGTAGATCTCGTCGAAATAGCGGCCACCGATGCAAACACATTCGCTTCTCCTTCCAATTTCGCGAAAGCCAAGCTTTCGGTAGCAACGCTGTGCAACTTCGTTAAAGGAGCGGACCCTAAGCATAACATTGTGCAGGTTAAGGAGGTGGAAGGCATACGATAGAAGCAGACCGATGGCCTCTCCCCCAAAGCCCTTTCCCCGCTGCGATTTTTCTCCAATGAAGATTCCCATTTCACCTCGGCTTTGGATTAGATCGACATCCATCAGGCCGCAGCTGCCGATCAACTGATCATTTTCCTTAAGAACGATACTGAAGTTGTAGCCATCCTGTAACTTCTGAAGCATATCACGCTCTTTATCCCGGGATATGATGCCTGCGGCAAGCTGCAGGTTCAGTGTAGTTTCGAGATCATTCACCCATGAGGTATAGAGCTCAAGGCCATCATCGGAAACAGGAGAAAGGTAAAGACGTTCTCCCACAAGCTTTTGATAATAGGACACCGGTAACCTCCCTTCAGGAATTTACACTATCGTATCAAATTCCTACTGTTCCGAATATTGCTGATATTGACGTATATTCTTTTTCACTAGTATGGTGACGGCGACCAATGGAAGCATATGACGACGATTTTGCAGAGCTGCTCAGAAGCCATATACGGTACATCTACACGGTAGCCTTCCGCTTCTGCGCCGATGCTCATGATGCTGAAGATCTCGCACAGCAGGCTCTTCTCTCCGCATGGGAAAAGCGAAGCCAGCTTGCGGAACCTGCAAAAATCTCCGCTTGGCTCAGACGAATTTGTCTGAATCTTTACCTTGATGCACAGAGGAAGGCGAGACACATTATCCAGATCGAAGACGGTTTTGAGGATATGCTCACAGATATCGGCCCACTGCCGGAACAGGAGCTTTTAGTTGATGAATCGGTACGGGAGCTGCAGGACGGCTGTTTTACCGCAATGGCATCTCGCCTCACTTTGGCCCAGCGTAGCTCATTTATCCTGGTGGATATGTTTGGTCTTTCAATTGAAGAGGCGGCCGAAATCCTAAAGCTTTCTCAATCATCAATTAAATCTCTTCTTTTTCGCGCTCGTAAAAACCTAAATGCTTTTTTTGGGCATCACTGCCAGTGGGTTCTGCCGGAAAACTCATGCAGCTGCAAAGCGTGGTATGAATTCTCCAGACGAAGAGAGGATTTACGGGAAGAAGTACGAAAGCATGGCGGACCTCCGGATTTTGCCGATCCCGAATATGCGGCAAAAAGCGATCCGTCTACCATGAGAAAGGTTCTTTCACTTTTCAGGAATTTACCGGAACGAAGACCCGATGCATCCTGGTACAGCAAAACGGCATATCTTGTCGGTTCGCTGTTAAAAAAATAGAAAAAAGAGATCCTACCCGCATCTTTGAAGCTTCTTCTGCATCTTTATTTGTATAAGGAGAATTATGATGAAACGAACAGAAATTCTTGGCAAACTGGCCCCATGCGGGCTCGACTGTTCCCGTTGCGCATCTTTCAAAGGGGGCCCGATAGCGAGGCAGAGTCGCACACTTCTGGAAGCTTTAGGCGACTACCAACGGATGGCACAAAAGATGACCGCTTTTTTCGAACCCTTTGCCCACTTTGATTCTTTTCAAGAGATTCTTCGCTTCTTTGCAGATGCGAAATGCGACGGATGTCGATCGGGCGACAGCAGATATCCAGATTGTGCGGCAAAAAGCTGTTTCAAAGAAATGAAGGGCGACTTTTGCGGAGAATGTAAGGAATTCCCCTGTTCAAGAAATCGATACAATGAAGACCTCCATAAGCGTTGGCTTGCAAACGGTGAATTCATAAGAACAAAGGGAATCGAATCATTCTACGATATGCAGGCTGGCAAACCCAGATATTAAACGGGTACTTCCACCACTTGATTCAAAAAGGAAAGCTGATCTGCAAGGGCTGCGACAAGGGGCAAATCGGCTCCGTTCTTTCGTGCTTCCTGCAGAGGCTTCCGATACATATATTCAACTTCCATAGGCCTCTTATGATCATAATCAAGTTTCATACTCGGGTCATAAGGGGCCATCGTCTGGGTAGATTCCAGCATACCCGCAATTGAGCCGGAAGGGAGATTGCAGCCGCAGGCACTCGCCCCACGAGAAACCTCTTCCATAAGTCTTTGTGCAAGGGATAAACCATAAGGATTATCCATAATCTCTTTTGTGTTGGCATTCAGGACAACCGAGAGCCCGTTAAACGGTATATTCCATAAAAGCTTTCCCCAACGGGCATGCTTCAGGTTCCTGCTCAGCGTCATCTCAATTCCCGCCTGTACAAAATCGGACCGCAACTTTTCGGCGATAGGTAAAGCACTCTCATGCAATGGGGCGGCGGTAATCGGCCCTTTATCGAGATGAACAATATATCCCGGCCCCCGCTTCTGGGAACAGATAAAACACATCCCGCCAATCACGACGGCATGGGGAAACTGTTTCTGCAGCTCCTCTTCCATTCCCAAACCGTTTTGTAAGACAAAAATTACCGTTCCCTTTTTCACAATAGGCAATAGAAGTTCGGAGAGGTTTTCATTTGCCGTTGTTTTCATCGATACGATGACAACATCCGTATCCGGCAAATTCTCCACGGAATCATAAACATCAAGCTCCCTCAGAATAAAATCGCCCTTTATGGAGTCAATCATAAGGCCATGTTCTTTTATGTACTGATAATCACTGCGGGCAAGAAAATCAACAGGAAGACCGCTCTTTCGAAGCATACCTCCGTAATAACCGCCTATGGCTCCAGTTCCAAGTACAGTATATTTCACAACAGTTACCTCGGGATGGTAGGATATCGTTATTAAAGACCAAAGCCGTCGCCCAAGTCAACAAGAGCGGATAAAGAGGTGCAGCCCGTTCCTCAACTGATCCCAATCCGCCGCCCCGCCCTCGACAGCGGTAAGAGAGAGAAAACCGAAGAAAAGCTGCATCGCGGCATTATATCCGGCTTCTCCGAAGATTTTCCGAAAAAGGCCCCGATAGCGATCGATAACGCTGTTTGCGGACCGGCCGGCACCATCTTCCCTGGCGAAATCGACCAATAGTCCCAGCTCATCAAGATAATCGGGAAGAAGCTTCTTTCCATAGGAAATCAGCATCTCGATAAGGGCCTGAGTATCGGTTTCTGTCACGGCAGAAGAAGAGACCAAGGCAAGCTCTCGTTCAAGCATGTCGGTCAAGAGCTCCCCACAGAAATGAAAAAGTTCCTCTTTTCCTGCAAAATAGTGATAAAAACCGCTTTTTGAGATCCCCAATTCCGCGACAAGTGTTCTTAAACTTAAAGAGCGATAGCCATAACGGCGAAAAAGCGCAAGCGCCTTTGTCGCCAGGGCTGTCCGAACCTCATCTTTATTCACTATTTTCGGCACCACCCCTCCTTTTTCGTCCATTTGGACTATATCACTTGCAAAACAAGGATCCAAGTAGTATATTTTATTTAGACCGTTTGGACTAAATAAGGAGATTACATGAGAATTCTTATAGCCGGAGCCAGCGGATATCTTGGCAGACATGTAAGCGAAGAAGCGAAGAAAGTGGGTTTCACGGTCAGGGTGCTTCTGAGAACAGAAAGCCAGGCCGCATCGTTTTCTTCCCTTGCCGATGAAATCATCGTTGGTGAGGCGACAAAACCAGCCGATCTCGAAGGGCTCGCGGAAAACTGCGATATTGTCTTCAGCAGCCTCGGCATAACCCGACAAAAGGACGGGTTAACCTATGAACAGGTCGACTATCAGGCAAACGCGAACCTTTTGGCAGAGGCTGAGCGATCAAAATGTGCTCTTTTTTGCTATGTTTCGGTCTTCAAAGGACAAGATCTGCGTTGGGTAAAACTGGTGAAGGCAAAGGAGCACTTCGTCGACCTTCTCGCCCAATCGACAATTCCCTCTGCGATAATCAGACCGACGGGATTCTTCTCCGACATGGCCGATTTTTTTAACATGGCCCAGGCCGGCCGGGTTTTTCTTTTCGGAAAAGGCACGGGGCGTTTCAATCCGATATCGGGCAAAGATCTTGCTGTGGAGATCATTCGCAGCTGCAGGGCTCAGATAGACCGTGGGGAAAGGTTCAGCGAACTGGAGATTGGAGGTCCCGATACGCTCAGTCTGAACCAGATTGCGTGCCTTGCCCTAAAAGCCTCGGGGAAACCGGAAAAGATCCTACATTTGCCCGATGTGCTTCGCCGCATAACCCTGGCCGTATTACCCCGCATCACCCCGTTATCGGTTTACGGACCGCTACAATTTTTTCTTGCCGTAATGGGTATTTCAGATCTTGCCGCCCCCGAATACGGAAGCGACCATCTGTCGGATTTTTATCGGCAACTTGCAGAAGGAGCGAATGAAAAACAGTAAGGCCACCCTACGGAAAACGATTCTAGTTCCAGAGTCGTTCGGGGTACACGCCCTCCCGAACAAGATGCCGTATGGCCTCGACAACTGCGGGCCGGTCCTCCTGATAGGTGATGCCAAACCAGTGTGCGTCCGATCGAAGCACCGCCATTGAGGCACCGAGTTCTTTGACAACCCTGTTTGCAACGGTCGGTATGTAAAATTCGGCCTTCGGCTCATGGATATGTTCACGCAGGAAATCGGCAAAAATCCTTTCCATGTCGGGCAACACATGAGGAGTAAACCCGAAAAGATTCATACTTACCGGTTCTTCTCCTGAGAATTTCAGCTCCCTTCCATCCGGTACATAGCTCATCACACCATCGGAAAGCTTTTCCAGGCGGGTGTGCTCTTCCATGCCTGTCAGCATCCCCTTCTCATCGGTTTCGCAAATTCCCCGGGAAACGGTACCATGCTCACTAACCGTATTCTTAAGTTTATACCCCACCATACAGTAGCGATCTTCCTCATTTGCCCGCTGTGAAAGAAAGTCCCCAATAACCTTAAAGGCATCTCTTCCGTAAAAGTCGTCGGCATTGATAACGGCAAAGGGTTCGGCTATTTCTTTTCGGGCGGCAAGAACCGCATGTGCCGTTCCCCAAGGCTTCTTCCGCTCCCGAGGGAGTGAAAACCCCTCAGGGAGGTCGTCCATATGCTGAAAAACAAAACTACAAGGGATGCTCGAAGAAAAACGGGGCAATACATGCTTGGTAAAATCTTTCTCAATCTCTTCCCTGATGACGAAAATGGCCTTGCCGAAGCCCGCACGTATGGCATCAAAAAGAGAAAACTCCAGGATGATTTCATCGTTGACGCCTACAGGCTCTATTTGTTTGATACCACCGTACCGGCTTCCAAGTCCGGCTGCAAGAATCACTAAGCTTGGTTTCATATCATCCTCCGTAGTTAGAGATATCGTGCAAGTATATAATAAAGTGTTTTTTTTTGCAGCATGGAAGCAGCCATAGAAGATATGCAAACGTTTTCTCATAAAACACCCATAATACAATGTAAAAATGTGCAAAAAACTATTTTTTCTTGACTTATACCCATATAAG
This sequence is a window from Sediminispirochaeta bajacaliforniensis DSM 16054. Protein-coding genes within it:
- a CDS encoding nucleotidyltransferase family protein, producing MKPSLVILAAGLGSRYGGIKQIEPVGVNDEIILEFSLFDAIRAGFGKAIFVIREEIEKDFTKHVLPRFSSSIPCSFVFQHMDDLPEGFSLPRERKKPWGTAHAVLAARKEIAEPFAVINADDFYGRDAFKVIGDFLSQRANEEDRYCMVGYKLKNTVSEHGTVSRGICETDEKGMLTGMEEHTRLEKLSDGVMSYVPDGRELKFSGEEPVSMNLFGFTPHVLPDMERIFADFLREHIHEPKAEFYIPTVANRVVKELGASMAVLRSDAHWFGITYQEDRPAVVEAIRHLVREGVYPERLWN
- a CDS encoding response regulator transcription factor, which codes for MIRVLIADDQELFAESLKTLLTTYTDDIEIVGIAENGQKAISWVENTTIDIILMDVKMPELDGVEATKIILQSHKSIKVVMLSTFKEIDFVKKALRYGALGYLLKDISPTELIASIRAAYNGATQISPAIAANIVESKYTDKDNNGTSIEWYKDLTRREKEIFKLISRGYDNTEIADELCIAYQTVRNYVSSIISKLSIKNRYEIIKLANRMLK
- a CDS encoding sensor histidine kinase codes for the protein MKHANNYVDAKISLTSITLIIHIVCIFQYHQTSKFSGMPLFYIQSVLVLLFIDAVIAIINIIKLLTIPNLALFYLRGFIILIISYTIQDDFLLEILLYIDYSIPTRYRNNWKYSIIYLSVYLCLLALLQFPNPLFGTAFLSWDFKVPLFWDYSMFLLLTILFTTCLFLMIYYREQLIRLHRELSLEKSIKSKLLRLNQRFQDYAYTAENNAKRKERRAITQKIHDSTGYSFTNIISLMDVAISLGDEDFDRLTEIHMTAKKEAKNGLKQTRKILTYTRNQEQPNNAEDEASILHLIQTFRKVTDIETHLEIINSKQSYGKVTDAILFSIVREALTNILQHSNADKVFIYFGEVREDILLYIRDNGRNYGETSFGIGLTGVQERVANVGGRVTFQYSIDGFSIKAEIPIHKGGKKYDQGTYS
- a CDS encoding SDR family oxidoreductase encodes the protein MRILIAGASGYLGRHVSEEAKKVGFTVRVLLRTESQAASFSSLADEIIVGEATKPADLEGLAENCDIVFSSLGITRQKDGLTYEQVDYQANANLLAEAERSKCALFCYVSVFKGQDLRWVKLVKAKEHFVDLLAQSTIPSAIIRPTGFFSDMADFFNMAQAGRVFLFGKGTGRFNPISGKDLAVEIIRSCRAQIDRGERFSELEIGGPDTLSLNQIACLALKASGKPEKILHLPDVLRRITLAVLPRITPLSVYGPLQFFLAVMGISDLAAPEYGSDHLSDFYRQLAEGANEKQ
- a CDS encoding carbohydrate ABC transporter permease, producing the protein MKRSLIYIGVIIVLLFTLFPFIWMVSTSFKPAGEVYAYPPRIIPNEPSVAGYKNILFSNGQSNFSFLRWAWNSFVVSLLTTIFSMIIALPGGYALSRYSFKGKQTIGYIILISQVLPGSVMIIPFYFLMGKLHLLNTLFGLALAYITFAVPFCTWMIKGFFNAIPSTLDESAIVEGCNMFQVFSRVILPLTIPGIAVTSVFSFITGWNEYIFASVFMKSYSKWTLSLGISSFQGQYTTDWSTIMAGSVFIALPIVFLFLVLQKYLISGMTAGAVKQ
- a CDS encoding putative 2-dehydropantoate 2-reductase, whose protein sequence is MKYTVLGTGAIGGYYGGMLRKSGLPVDFLARSDYQYIKEHGLMIDSIKGDFILRELDVYDSVENLPDTDVVIVSMKTTANENLSELLLPIVKKGTVIFVLQNGLGMEEELQKQFPHAVVIGGMCFICSQKRGPGYIVHLDKGPITAAPLHESALPIAEKLRSDFVQAGIEMTLSRNLKHARWGKLLWNIPFNGLSVVLNANTKEIMDNPYGLSLAQRLMEEVSRGASACGCNLPSGSIAGMLESTQTMAPYDPSMKLDYDHKRPMEVEYMYRKPLQEARKNGADLPLVAALADQLSFLNQVVEVPV
- a CDS encoding carbohydrate ABC transporter permease — translated: MSDSRIFNKFPTGFLFLLIIVILVFLIYPISKTVLMSIQYWYLPKKGPNTTFVGLKNFFHLFSDKAFLSSLGKTFIYITVTVFFRFVLGYLVAFLLDLKFKGRALARALIIIPWAIPEVVACLVWILMYDQEFGIINYIITNFHILHENVRFLEDPGTALPAAMVVNIWKGFPFVAIMILAGLQSIPKELYEAATVDGASGFQKFRNITVPMLKPVSKVVFLLLIIWTMKDFAIAYLLAEGGPSRATEILTIYVYKTSFKYFDFGVAAAGGFVLLLFSLLFTVFYMRDLESA
- a CDS encoding RNA polymerase sigma factor; its protein translation is MEAYDDDFAELLRSHIRYIYTVAFRFCADAHDAEDLAQQALLSAWEKRSQLAEPAKISAWLRRICLNLYLDAQRKARHIIQIEDGFEDMLTDIGPLPEQELLVDESVRELQDGCFTAMASRLTLAQRSSFILVDMFGLSIEEAAEILKLSQSSIKSLLFRARKNLNAFFGHHCQWVLPENSCSCKAWYEFSRRREDLREEVRKHGGPPDFADPEYAAKSDPSTMRKVLSLFRNLPERRPDASWYSKTAYLVGSLLKK
- a CDS encoding DUF3795 domain-containing protein; protein product: MKRTEILGKLAPCGLDCSRCASFKGGPIARQSRTLLEALGDYQRMAQKMTAFFEPFAHFDSFQEILRFFADAKCDGCRSGDSRYPDCAAKSCFKEMKGDFCGECKEFPCSRNRYNEDLHKRWLANGEFIRTKGIESFYDMQAGKPRY
- a CDS encoding TetR/AcrR family transcriptional regulator, coding for MPKIVNKDEVRTALATKALALFRRYGYRSLSLRTLVAELGISKSGFYHYFAGKEELFHFCGELLTDMLERELALVSSSAVTETDTQALIEMLISYGKKLLPDYLDELGLLVDFAREDGAGRSANSVIDRYRGLFRKIFGEAGYNAAMQLFFGFLSLTAVEGGAADWDQLRNGLHLFIRSC
- a CDS encoding ABC transporter substrate-binding protein gives rise to the protein MKKTLVGTLIIVLLSVSTMLFASGNQDDDGGKIKLSFATSIYVEAPHKAVIDKLISTYNAQNPNVEIEVYGAGWSSFWDNMTTEILSNNEADIIQMYTSNIAQYHALRPEGTFLNLNDKIVGTSYEKDLVGQDECKYDGDYVAFSNYAWGTTGLFYRKSILERAGVDPSSIKSMEDFRNASLKLTNDNVSGFGVLVSSHSFVVSEWARFIARVISGGLYFPGEKGPFTPDRINVADPANIWAAEWWQNMILQDKSARVLKDKKDVRELFWNGKIAFNLDGPWFIGMTESRDPALLEDVGLIPQPAVEYEGKTYRPNPSQYPLITVISKNCKHQEEAWDFLKWMASKEAQEIIAECGMIPNSKSYVTESNYKATHKLAYQFYDFIANYYDPLISDPSIPQIGELQQIMIEATQRIFSSADADAAAILEDAKKEMQVVMER
- a CDS encoding GNAT family N-acetyltransferase, with translation MSYYQKLVGERLYLSPVSDDGLELYTSWVNDLETTLNLQLAAGIISRDKERDMLQKLQDGYNFSIVLKENDQLIGSCGLMDVDLIQSRGEMGIFIGEKSQRGKGFGGEAIGLLLSYAFHLLNLHNVMLRVRSFNEVAQRCYRKLGFREIGRRSECVCIGGRYFDEIYMEMLDRDFTATLPEVRALSDE